ACAGTTTCATGACCTTCTGACGGGGCAACCTGAAGGCAAGATGATGATTTCACCCAAAGCTCACACCCTCAACCCCGGTGTCGCCAGGGGAGAGATTATCGGAGGATGCCTCACGCTTCTTTGCCGTTCCTTAAAAACCCCCTTTGAAGTGCAAACCCGGAACAAAATTCTGTTGCTAGAGGATGTTAATGAAGCGCCTTACCGCATTGATGGCATGCTCTGGCAATTGCAAGCCGCTGGAAAATTTAAGGACGTTAAAGGCATCATTTTAGGAGAGATGGTCAATTGCCTCCCAAAAAAATCCGCAAATGGGTTGCTGAGACAAATGTACAAGGAAATTTTTGACGGATTATCCGTCCCCATTGTCACCAATTTCCCCGTTGGCCACGGAAAGGAAATGTGGACCCTTCCTTTCGGTGTTGAAGCCACTCTCGACGCCGGAGCCAAATCCATCCAGTTGCAAGACAGCGGGGTGAGCTAAAGACTTCCCATCTAAGTTGTCTATTTTAAAGGATAAGTTTAGTTAATTTAGATTCTTACGGGAATGCCCTTGGATTTCAAGTATTGCTTGGTTTCGCCGATGGTGAATTCCTTGAAGTGAAAAATGGAAGCGGCCAGGACTGCATCCGCCTTGCCTTCGACAATGCCCTCATAAAGGTGCTCAAGAGTTCCCGCGCCGCCGGACGCGATCACGGGAATGTGAACGGCTTCGGAAACGGCTCGATTGAGCGGCAAGTCGTACCCGGATTTGGTCCCATCCCGGTCCATGCTGGTCAATAGGATTTCTCCCGCCCCAAAGGATTCCATCTGCTTTGCCCATTTAACGGCATCGATTCCGGTCGGGTTGCGTCCTCCATGAGTGAAAACTTCCCAAATGGGATGTTCCGCTTTTTCTGTGATGAATAAGTCCGGGTGCTGATCCCGCCAGTCCAGCGAGGGGGACGTTGGAGGTTTTCCCGGTTCGGCCTGCTTCGCGTCGATGGCCACCACAATGCATTGGCTGCCAAACCGTTTGGCCGCCTGCTCCACGAACTCGGGGGTGTGCACGGCGGCGGTATTGATGGCCACTTTATCGGCCCCGGCTTTGAGGAGGTTGCGGATATCTTCAATTTTGCGGACGCCACCGCCGACCGTCAATGGCATGAAAACCTTATCCGCGGTGCGGGCCACCACATCCAGAATCGTGTCCCGTTTTTCGTGCGATGCGGTGATGTCCAAAAACGT
The Nitrospinota bacterium DNA segment above includes these coding regions:
- a CDS encoding LD-carboxypeptidase, which codes for MSESKKIVRPERLKKGDVVGVVAPAGPVDPDLLEKGLKTLRRMELEPLLGKHVLSRRGYLAGKDEERALDLMSMFANKDVKAIFCARGGYGVNRLLPWLKPNVIRKNPKIFVGASDITLLLLYLYQKCSLVGFHGPMVAGNFGRYAMRKSKKQFHDLLTGQPEGKMMISPKAHTLNPGVARGEIIGGCLTLLCRSLKTPFEVQTRNKILLLEDVNEAPYRIDGMLWQLQAAGKFKDVKGIILGEMVNCLPKKSANGLLRQMYKEIFDGLSVPIVTNFPVGHGKEMWTLPFGVEATLDAGAKSIQLQDSGVS
- the hisF gene encoding imidazole glycerol phosphate synthase subunit HisF, with the protein product MLAKRIIPCLDVKDGRVVKGVKFVNLRDAGDPVEIAAAYEQEGADELTFLDITASHEKRDTILDVVARTADKVFMPLTVGGGVRKIEDIRNLLKAGADKVAINTAAVHTPEFVEQAAKRFGSQCIVVAIDAKQAEPGKPPTSPSLDWRDQHPDLFITEKAEHPIWEVFTHGGRNPTGIDAVKWAKQMESFGAGEILLTSMDRDGTKSGYDLPLNRAVSEAVHIPVIASGGAGTLEHLYEGIVEGKADAVLAASIFHFKEFTIGETKQYLKSKGIPVRI